The Microbacterium sp. SORGH_AS_0428 genome contains the following window.
AGGTGCGCGTGACCGCGGGCGCCGGCGCCCTGGTCCGTTCGGGCGGCCGCGGCGATCAGAACACCGCACTGGTGACGCTCGTCGATGCCACGGGAACCTCTTACGCGCTGCCCGGCGCCACCGAGGAAACGATCGCCCGACTCGGTTTCACTCCTGACGACATCGGCACCGCCGCGGACGTGTGGATCGACCTGCTGCGAACAGGACCGGCCTTGACCGAGGCCGCTGCCGGCATGTCGACCGACGGCTCGCAGCCGCTGCCGACGCCCACAGCGGGAGGCTGAGCGCATGCGCTCCGCTCGCGCGATGAGTCCGCGTCCGCTGCGACGGGTCGCGGCCGCGGTCTCCGCGGCCGCCCTGGCGGGCGTGTTGCTGGGCACCGTCCCCGTGGAGGCGCCCGCCGCATCCGCGCAGTCGTCGCAGGGCTGCAATGCCGCGACGCGCATCGGCGCAGCACCCCCCGCCCTGTCGATGCTGCAGAGCGAGCTGGCCTGGACCATCACGCGGGGCGCGGGTGTGACGGTCGCGGTCGTCGACTCCGGCGTCCTGGCGATCAACCCGCATCTCGTCGACGCGTTCGCGGGCGGAGTGAATCTCGTCGGCGACGGCCAGGCCGCCGACGGCTCGACCGATGTGTACGGGCACGGCACGGCCATCGCCGGGCAGATCGCGGCACGCAAGCTCGACGCTTCGGGCGTCGAGGGCCTCGCCCCGGAAGCGAAGATCCTGTCGGTCCGCGTCTTCGCCAGCGACGACAAGCAGACGGCCGAGGCGGGCTTCGGGCCGCAGATCGGCAAGTTGGCCGCCGGCATCCGATGGGCCGCCGATGCCGGGGCGCAGATCATCAACGTGTCGATGAGCACGACCGACGACGTCCCGGAGGTCGCGGATGCGGTCGCTTACGCGATCTCTCGGGGCAGTCTGGTGATCGGCAGCTCGGGCAATCGCAACAACGTGCTCTCGTTCGTGCAGAGCGACGCCGATGTTCCGCGCTATCCGGCGAACTATCCCGGCGTGCTGGGCGTGTCCGCCACGGACCTGCAGGGCGTCGTGACCGACGACAGCATCCACGGGTCTCACGTGGCGGTCGCCGCGCCCGGACAGAGCATCATCACGACCTCGCAGTTCGGCGGCGACTGCGTGTACGCCGATGCAGCCCCGGCCACCAGCTACTCCGCGGGATACGTCTCAGCGGCGGCGGCGCTCGTTGCCGCCGCGCATCCCGACGAGACCCCTGCCGAGTGGGCCTATCGCCTGACGGCTACCGCCGTGCGCAGCGACCCCGATGCCCGTGACGACCGCGCGGGCTGGGGCGTCGTGCAGCCGTACGACGCCATCGTGATGCAGCCGGGGCCGGGACTTCGCGGACCCGCGAGTCCGTTCCCCGGGAGCGAAGCTGGCGCGCCGGAGCAGCCGGCCGCGGATCCCGTCACGGTGGTGCACAAGCCGGCGCCCGACGAGGAGGCGATCCTCTTCGGAACCACGGCCGCCGTCGGGGCGCTCATCGCGATCGGCGGCGCCGGGGCACTGGGGGTGTTCGTCTCACGGCGTCGGCAGGCGGCGACGGCGGCCGCGCAGCCGGTCCGGCACGGCGGAGGGCTCTACCGCGACGACGCACCGCGCGACTGAGATCCGATCAGCTCGAGCGGCGGATCTGCACGACGGCGTCTCCGAGCACGAAGCGATCCGTCACAGGGGCGGATCCGCCCGCCGCGACGGCCTGCTCGGCACCGGAAGCGTCCAGCAGGCTGACGCCGTTCGTGGAGCCCAGGTCGGTGATCGTCCAGGCCGTGCCGTCCCAGGCCAGGCGCGCGTGCTCTTTCGAGACCGTGCGGGCTTCGTCCGTGACCGCGACGTACTGCACGCCGCTCTCGGCGGCGCGCGGGTTGCGACCGAGCACGAGCGCTGCCGCCGCGACGGGGACGACCTCGCCCGAGGGGAGCGCGAGCGACCATCCGATCGGCGCGGGCGTCTCATCGGCGCCGCGTCGCGCGCGACGTGTCAGAGGTGCGGGCTCCGGCTCGAGCTCACCGGAGCGCAGGACCGGTGCAGGCTGGGCGGGGGCGGGCGACTGCGCGCTCTGCGGCTGGGCGACCGGAGTAGGCGGCGCCGCAGCGGGAGGCGCGGGCGCGACGACGGGGGCCGGTGCGGAAGCGGCAGCAGGTGCGGGGGACGACGGCGCGGCCATCGGCGGCACCGCCGGAGCAGGAGCCGCGGGCGCGCCGCGGCGCATGGGGCCGTATCCACTCGGCGCAGGCGCCGGCATCGCGGCCGCGGGAGCCACGGGAACCGCGCCGGGCGCCATCGGGGCGGGAGCGACCGGGGGCACGGGCGGCGCGACGACCGCATCCGGGATGGCGGGCGGGCGCTGTGCCGGCGGGGCGACGGCGAACACGGGCGCGGGACGCCCGGGCGCGACCGCGGGCTGCCGGGATGCGACAGGAGCGCGACCACCGGAGAGCACCGCGGCCCACACCGGCGGCAGCAGCACGCCCAGCACGGTCGTTCCCGCACCACGCCCCGCCTCGCTGTTGATGCGGTGCACGGCCATGATCTTGAGGATCAGGGCGTAGACGTTCACGAAGGGGACGAGCAGCAGCGCGGCCTTCACGGGGTCGACGTTGCCGAGCCGGAAGAGCTCCGCCTCGTTCATGATCGGCACCCAGGCCCGCCAGGGCTCGGTCTCTCGCTCCTGAAGCACGCGCGAGAGTCCGATGGCGTACCAGACGTGCCAGCCGGCGGCGAAGATGCCGCCGAGCACGGCGACGACGATCACGACGGTCAGCAGGACCGAGCTGTCATCCACGGATTCTCCGTCTCCCCTCGGGCCGCGCGCTCGAGGGCCCTCTGTCCACGCTACCGGCCCGTGTCCGAGGGACGCAGCCCCTTGCCTTCCGTCAGCGGAGCGACCTCGTGTTCGTAGCCGGCCGCGACGAGCGCTGCCGCCCCGACGCCGACGCCGATGAGCCGGTTACACGGCACTTCGCGTCGAGGAACGAGCGAGCGAACACGTCGAGCGCGAAGCGCGCCCGACGCCCGTCCGCCGCCGGGGTGACCTCAGGCGCCTCGCAGGCGCTCCGCCAGGTAGGCGTGCAGCGTCTCGAGCGGCACACGCTCCTGCGTCATGGTGTCGCGGTCGCGCACCGTGACGGCATCGTCTTCGAGCGAGTCGAAGTCGACCGTGACGCAGAACGGCGTGCCGATCTCGTCCTGGCGGCGGTAGCGGCGGCCGATGGCCCCGGCGTCGTCGAAGTCGACGTTCCAGCGTCCGCGCAGATCATCCGCCACACGCCGCGCGAGCGGCGACAGGTTCTCGTTACGGCTCAGGGGCAGCACCGCGACCTTGACGGGCGCGAGACGCGGGTCGAGCTTGAGCACCGTGCGGGTGTCGACGCCGCCCTTCGCGTTCGGCACCTCTTCCTCGCGGTAGGCGTCGACGAGGAAGGCCATCATCGCGCGGGTGAGGCCGAACGAAGGCTCGATGACGTACGGCGTGTAGGTGGTGTTCGAGGACTGGTCGAAGTACGCGAGCTTCGTGCCCGACGCCTCGGCGTGGCTCGACAGGTCGTAGTCGGTGCGGTTGGCGACACCCATGAGCTCGCCCCACTCCTTGCCCTGGAAGCCGAAGCGGTACTCGACGTCGATCGTGCCGGCGGAGTAGTGCGCGCGGTCTTCCTCGGGCACATCGAGCCGACGCATGTTGTCGGCATCGATGCCGAGATCGATGAACCAGTTCCAGCAGGCCTCGACCCAGTGCTCGAACCACTCGTTCGCCTCGGCCGGCGGCGTGAAGTACTCGATCTCCATCTGCTCGAACTCGCGCGTACGGAAGATGAAGTTGCCGGGCGTGATCTCGTTGCGGAACGCCTTGCCCACCTGGCCCACGCCGAACGGGGGCTTCTTGCGGCTCGCCGTGAGCACGTTCGAGAAGTTGATGAAGATGCCCTGCGCGGTCTCGGGGCGCAGGAAGTACAGCCCCGACTCGTCGTCGACGACCCCGAGATAGGTCTTCACGAGGCCCGAGAAGGCCTTGGGCTCGGTGTACTGCCCCTTGGTGCCGCAGTTCGGGCACGGGATGTCGGCCAGCCCGTTCTCCGCCGGACGTCCCTTACGCGCTTCGAAGTCCTCGATGAGGTTGTCGGCGCGGAACCGCTTGTGGCAGTGCAGGCACTCCACCAGCGGGTCGGTGAAGGTCGCGACGTGGCCGGATGCCTCCCACACGCGCTTCGGCAGGATGATCGACGAGTCGAGACCCACCATGTCGCCGCGACCCCGGACGAAGGTCTGCCACCACTCGCGGCGGATGTTCTCCTTGAGCTCCGTGCCGAGGGGGCCGTAGTCCCAGGCGGAACGCGATCCGCCGTAGATCTCCCCCGCCTGGAAGACGAACCCGCGATGGCGGGCGAGGGCGATGACTTTGTCGAGACGGGACTGCTCGGCCACGGTGGCTCCAATGGTCGCTGTGCGAAGGGCGCGCGGGCGCATCGGGGATGCGGCGCGGGATCATCCGATTCTATCCGCGCCGGTCCCGCGCTCCGGCCCGCGCCGGATCCGGGTCAGCCGGCGGGCGCGGCCGCACACGCGGCGGCGATCCGTGCCGCCACGACGCCCTCGGGGTCGGCCAGCGGCGTCACCGCGACGCCGATGGCGGCACCCAGCGCGAAACCGATCGTGGCGGTGGGGTCTTCACTCGCCCCGCTCTGCGACGGCGAGGGCGAGGGCAGCGGCGCCGCATCCGCTCCCGCGGGCGCACTCGCGTCCGCCTCACACCGGATCTGCGGCAGCGAGACCACGATCTCCGCGCTGTGGCCCGCCTCCACCTCGATGCTTCCGGATCCGACCTTGCGTCCGATGCCGGCGAAGCCCGGCGCGTCGATCCGGATGCGGGTGAGCGCGAGATTCTCGTCGGTCGTGTTCTCGACCCAGAGCCGGACCTCGTCGGCGCTCTGAGCGGGT
Protein-coding sequences here:
- a CDS encoding FHA domain-containing protein, whose amino-acid sequence is MDDSSVLLTVVIVVAVLGGIFAAGWHVWYAIGLSRVLQERETEPWRAWVPIMNEAELFRLGNVDPVKAALLLVPFVNVYALILKIMAVHRINSEAGRGAGTTVLGVLLPPVWAAVLSGGRAPVASRQPAVAPGRPAPVFAVAPPAQRPPAIPDAVVAPPVPPVAPAPMAPGAVPVAPAAAMPAPAPSGYGPMRRGAPAAPAPAVPPMAAPSSPAPAAASAPAPVVAPAPPAAAPPTPVAQPQSAQSPAPAQPAPVLRSGELEPEPAPLTRRARRGADETPAPIGWSLALPSGEVVPVAAAALVLGRNPRAAESGVQYVAVTDEARTVSKEHARLAWDGTAWTITDLGSTNGVSLLDASGAEQAVAAGGSAPVTDRFVLGDAVVQIRRSS
- a CDS encoding S8 family serine peptidase, with translation MRSARAMSPRPLRRVAAAVSAAALAGVLLGTVPVEAPAASAQSSQGCNAATRIGAAPPALSMLQSELAWTITRGAGVTVAVVDSGVLAINPHLVDAFAGGVNLVGDGQAADGSTDVYGHGTAIAGQIAARKLDASGVEGLAPEAKILSVRVFASDDKQTAEAGFGPQIGKLAAGIRWAADAGAQIINVSMSTTDDVPEVADAVAYAISRGSLVIGSSGNRNNVLSFVQSDADVPRYPANYPGVLGVSATDLQGVVTDDSIHGSHVAVAAPGQSIITTSQFGGDCVYADAAPATSYSAGYVSAAAALVAAAHPDETPAEWAYRLTATAVRSDPDARDDRAGWGVVQPYDAIVMQPGPGLRGPASPFPGSEAGAPEQPAADPVTVVHKPAPDEEAILFGTTAAVGALIAIGGAGALGVFVSRRRQAATAAAQPVRHGGGLYRDDAPRD
- a CDS encoding glycine--tRNA ligase yields the protein MAEQSRLDKVIALARHRGFVFQAGEIYGGSRSAWDYGPLGTELKENIRREWWQTFVRGRGDMVGLDSSIILPKRVWEASGHVATFTDPLVECLHCHKRFRADNLIEDFEARKGRPAENGLADIPCPNCGTKGQYTEPKAFSGLVKTYLGVVDDESGLYFLRPETAQGIFINFSNVLTASRKKPPFGVGQVGKAFRNEITPGNFIFRTREFEQMEIEYFTPPAEANEWFEHWVEACWNWFIDLGIDADNMRRLDVPEEDRAHYSAGTIDVEYRFGFQGKEWGELMGVANRTDYDLSSHAEASGTKLAYFDQSSNTTYTPYVIEPSFGLTRAMMAFLVDAYREEEVPNAKGGVDTRTVLKLDPRLAPVKVAVLPLSRNENLSPLARRVADDLRGRWNVDFDDAGAIGRRYRRQDEIGTPFCVTVDFDSLEDDAVTVRDRDTMTQERVPLETLHAYLAERLRGA